The Leadbetterella byssophila DSM 17132 DNA window GGGACAAATCACTGATGCTTATATCTTTAAGAAACTTCGCCTACTAACTAATAATAAACACATCTGGTTGAGAGCCACCGGATCTACCGTATTTTCCCAACTACTGGATAGCTTCTTAGTAATTTTCGTGGCCTTTTATGTCTTTGGCAACTGGGAATTCAAACAAATATTAGCAGTGGGCTCCGTTAACTACATTTACAAATTTGCAGTGGCTATTTTAGTCACGCCCCTCATCTATCTCTTACACTTTGCTATCGACAAATACCTGGGTAAAGAGAGATCAGAGGAACTCATCGAAGAAGCTACTTACTCGTAGATAAAGCTAGTTCTATATGGGCCAAATGATGGTCGCAATGCCACTTGTACAATTGTACCACATCTTTCAGCACGAAGGTCTTCTGATACTCCATATGGAAGTAGGTTCGCATCCACTGCTCCTCGGTCATCTCTTCCATAATAGCCACTAACTTTCCATGTATGGCTTTCAAAAAGCTCAAAGGCAAAGCGATGTCTCCTTTATAATCTGGAGTAGTCGCCCAAAGCGCCTCATTATACCCTTTAATACTAGGCTTATCTTCCGTCAAGGCAAATTTTAAGCGGGTATAAAGGTTAAGATGAGAATCCGGGTAATGATGAAGAATCTGTCTGACACTCCATCCACCCGGCCTATACGTTAAAGCCAATTGTTCATCTGTCAAATCTTTAACTCTAACTATGAGTTGGCCTGGGAAGCTTTTTAAATGAGCCACAGCTTCTGCAGCGTCACTAACTTTATAAGGCCGTTCGAAATCAAACGGCCCAATGGGATACTTAAGGTTTTCCATTACCAGTATTTTTTGATGACTTGCAATAAGGCTTCATGACTGGCACCACCTGCTACCACATCCCCTCCGAACAGATACTTGTCTCCACCCTTAAAGTCAGTAACCACACCTCCTGCTTCCTGCACTAGGAGTACACCTGCAGCCATGTCATAACTATTTAAATTATATTCGAAAAAGCCGTCATATCTTCCTTCTGCTACAAATGCTAAATCCAGAGCCGCAGAACCAAACCTTCTCAAACCATGCGTTCCCTGCATCAGTTCTTCTAAGATCTTGATATAACGGTGCATTTCTTCAAACCTGTAATAAGGAAAACCCGTAGCCATCAAGGTTTCACCTAATACCTTAGCTTTAGACACTTGCAACTTCTTATCCCCTTTGTAGGCTCCTCCACCCTTGATTGCAGAATACACTTCATTAGCAGGAACATGATATACTACTCCGGCCAGAACCTCTTTTCCTTTAGCAAAAGCAAGACTCACGGAATAATGCGGAACGCCATGTACAAAATTAGCCGTACCGTCTAAGGGATCTATGATCCAATTGTATCCATCCTTGTCTGAGGTTTCAGCTGTCTCCTCTTCTGTGATAAATCCTACCCCTACGTACTGGGAAAGTCTTTCTACTATCCTTTTTTCGGCTTCTTTATCTACATAGGACACCACATTATTGACATCTTTGTATTCTATCGCTTGACTTTGGAAACCCTCCGCTTCCTTTCTAATAAAACTTCCCGCTTCTATGGCGGTCTCCACTAATAAATCCTTAATCTTTTCTAATTCCATCTCTTTTTATCTTTTGCCAGGTACGCAATACAATCCCTATCCATAGGAACACTAATCCATTTTGTAAATTAAAACCCCAATAGTACACTGCTGCTACCATGAACAGGAGTAATCCTAAACCATATATTCGGAATGCATATTTCGACCACGTACGCTTACTGAGAATAGCAGGAAAAACTAATGGTGACGCCCAAAGCAGGTTCCAATTGTATTTGGTCACCCCATGGTCCGTCAAAAACCAGAGGGCAAGTAAGATCCATCCGGCTATCCCTAAAACACTAAACAAAAACTTATCAAATCCATGACCCACCCCCGCTTTATTCAGAAAAAACATTAAAACCGCAAATAAAGCGAAGAAAACAACAGGACTCATACCTTGCTGCTTCGTTATCTCAGAAATTTGATTCAAATCTCTTTTAAGAATAACCAGATTTTCTTCTCCTTTCACCGTTAAAACCTTGGCCTGATCTACAGCCTTCATCAAATTATCTGGAATAAACATGGCATCTGCCCAACCCGTTTTTTTGTCGGAATCAGCACCAATAGCCAAATCCATCCCAAAATCAGCCCAAGACTTCCCGTTTTCATGGGCATATTTATCTATCCACTGCCTATAAGTGGAGTCTGCGTTCAAGGCTTGATTAAACACTAAACTATCTCCAGCCGCTATTTGCAGTACATCTCTCAATCTAGTACTGCAATTGTCCGTAAAGAATTTATATCTATAATTCTTATTTTCCGGCTTCAGATTGTTTTCCAAAAACTCATAAACCCTTTGTCTTTGCGCCAAACTAAGATTCAAAACTTGTTCAGTAATCTTTCTGTTTTCTCTATTCCAATATTCAAATTCTAAATAAGCGGGATGAGAGGTAATCATATAGTCCAAATACCCTCGAACAAACTTTAAATAAAAACCAGGAGCGTTGAAATCAAATGATCCATAATTATAGTTTACATCTATACCTAAAGCGGGATCCCAGACTCTAATAGCACTATGTCCAAAGGTTGAATACAATTCCTCCCCCGGAGAAATGGTTAACAAGGAAATCCTGGAAGAAGGGCTAAGGGTCTGCGCAAACGCAGAAAACGAGAATAGAAGTAAAAATATTAGCCTCACAAGCAGATTTTTTGGTAAAAATAAACAAAAAAAAGCACGCAAGCTTAGCTCACGCGCCTTTTTCAAAAACTTTGAATTTATGGTTCAACTTCTTCTGTTTTAGACTTTTTGGAAAAGCTCAATTGCTCTTCACCTTCCTGATGGTCCACCAGAATAGTATCTCCTTCACTTAAATTTCCTCTTAGAATTTCTTCAGCTAATGGATCTTCCACATATTTTTGAATAGCTCTATTCAAAGGTCTGGCTCCATATTGCTGATCATAACCTTTTTCAGACAAGAAAGATTTAGCACTCTCTGTTAATTCTAAGGAATATCCTAAGTTTTGAATTCTGCTCAATAGTTTACCTAATGAAATATCAATGATCTTAAAGATATCTTCTTTAGACAGAGAATTAAACACAATCACATCATCCAAACGGTTCAGGAATTCAGGAGAGAATGATTTCTTCAAGGCGTTTTGAATAGTGGATTTCACCATATCGTCCTGATTCTCCATTCTGGATTTTGTAGCAAATCCAATACCCGAACCAAAATCCTTCAGATCTCTAACTCCAATATTGGAAGTCATGATGATAATGGTATTCCTGAAGTCCACTCTTCTACCCAGTGAATCTGTCAAAATACCGTCGTCTAGCACTTGAAGTAGAATATTGAACACATCAGGATGTGCCTTTTCAATCTCATCCAGAAGCACTACGGAATAAGGTTTTCTTCTCACCTTTTCGGTTAATTGACCTCCTTCTTCATATCCTACATATCCCGGAGGCGCTCCTACTAATCGAGAAATACTGAATTTCTCCATGTATTCACTCATATCTATTCTTACCAGAGCATCTTCTTTGTCGAAAAGATATTCAGCTAATTTCTTAGCTAACTCCGTCTTACCTACCCCGGTAGGTCCCAAGAATATGAAGGATCCAATAGGCTTTTTAGGATCTTTCAATCCTACCCTGGTACGCTGAATAGCCTTTACT harbors:
- a CDS encoding YfiT family bacillithiol transferase; protein product: MENLKYPIGPFDFERPYKVSDAAEAVAHLKSFPGQLIVRVKDLTDEQLALTYRPGGWSVRQILHHYPDSHLNLYTRLKFALTEDKPSIKGYNEALWATTPDYKGDIALPLSFLKAIHGKLVAIMEEMTEEQWMRTYFHMEYQKTFVLKDVVQLYKWHCDHHLAHIELALSTSK
- a CDS encoding inositol monophosphatase family protein, with product MELEKIKDLLVETAIEAGSFIRKEAEGFQSQAIEYKDVNNVVSYVDKEAEKRIVERLSQYVGVGFITEEETAETSDKDGYNWIIDPLDGTANFVHGVPHYSVSLAFAKGKEVLAGVVYHVPANEVYSAIKGGGAYKGDKKLQVSKAKVLGETLMATGFPYYRFEEMHRYIKILEELMQGTHGLRRFGSAALDLAFVAEGRYDGFFEYNLNSYDMAAGVLLVQEAGGVVTDFKGGDKYLFGGDVVAGGASHEALLQVIKKYW
- a CDS encoding Lnb N-terminal periplasmic domain-containing protein; its protein translation is MRLIFLLLFSFSAFAQTLSPSSRISLLTISPGEELYSTFGHSAIRVWDPALGIDVNYNYGSFDFNAPGFYLKFVRGYLDYMITSHPAYLEFEYWNRENRKITEQVLNLSLAQRQRVYEFLENNLKPENKNYRYKFFTDNCSTRLRDVLQIAAGDSLVFNQALNADSTYRQWIDKYAHENGKSWADFGMDLAIGADSDKKTGWADAMFIPDNLMKAVDQAKVLTVKGEENLVILKRDLNQISEITKQQGMSPVVFFALFAVLMFFLNKAGVGHGFDKFLFSVLGIAGWILLALWFLTDHGVTKYNWNLLWASPLVFPAILSKRTWSKYAFRIYGLGLLLFMVAAVYYWGFNLQNGLVFLWIGIVLRTWQKIKRDGIRKD